One Deinococcus sedimenti DNA window includes the following coding sequences:
- a CDS encoding DUF11 domain-containing protein, which yields MHILITLRRLLPLAALSALSFAAANTCTPGTSWVQSFDSNASLGSIQNHTYVTDVNTVTNTAGKYTFWNSIDRTGNNGYALYLNVANFEGKNGALLTTPRVLFQQTVTVPAGSKVTYQNYARTHSTAPSQLRYEFVDPATGTLLASMNGSVLTTGYTVQKVPEFTVSGTQVTVKVLTLKDGVSGDANVLKLDDLTLSCVAQPQVTLTKGSSGPWTVGQSGATYTLTVKNSGSATTSGTVTAKDQLPAGISAPASFTAASGWSCTTSGSAVTCTGTPNLGAGASVALTVPVTVGSSAVGTITNRASVGGGGDPDPIPDPASCTTTSGQCATTTTTVTTPTPAPMCSKVYALTIASGGLSQNGVSINELDVTTNTVGTPVAALSGISAAATSATLAISPDARRFFVATDGDNRLRVYDTSLRTWLSGGTFTGVSGRLVRMAVTRSGTGYAMDGGGNLWSFPTGSSSGYAVKALGQVTSTSSGAPNFRDNGDFFADDSGKLYMVSAVTGSTNIDLWLITPGAASATAEYLGGFSNPAQDSQFNGIAAAPSGIYARDNLGRLVKLDLVNVTFTPVGSASLGSTDLASCTYPVLAPSLNAVKSVTKVAGTSGAKVQPGDTLEYRVVIRNSGTLPAGGVTFTDTLPAGTTYVPGSARVNGATSTVTNGAGTSLGGAAYPFAQPVGICSGPTTPCTTQVLRIDSTPAALDQEAVVTFRVTVNTPASYPADVRNIALVRYAGGPNGGVPSNEVVTPVSQPAKLTVVKTVQNLTAGGPVGTTGEGNPGDVLEYCIATTNVGGLNATNISFSDMVPANTAFRVGGFAAGQDIRVTTPAGTVYYTAAADGDAGLLSGGKVTVQAGNFVLAPTQTVTICFRASIQ from the coding sequence ATGCACATCCTGATCACCCTGCGGCGCTTGCTGCCGCTGGCCGCCCTGTCCGCCCTGAGCTTCGCCGCCGCGAACACCTGCACGCCAGGCACGTCCTGGGTGCAGAGCTTCGATAGCAACGCCAGCCTGGGCAGCATCCAGAACCACACGTACGTCACGGACGTGAACACCGTCACGAACACCGCCGGGAAGTACACCTTCTGGAACAGCATCGACCGGACCGGCAACAACGGGTACGCGCTGTACCTGAACGTCGCGAACTTCGAAGGCAAGAACGGCGCGCTGCTGACCACGCCCCGCGTGCTGTTCCAGCAGACCGTGACCGTCCCGGCCGGATCGAAGGTCACCTATCAGAACTACGCCCGCACGCACTCGACTGCCCCCTCGCAGCTGCGCTACGAGTTCGTGGACCCCGCCACCGGCACCCTGCTGGCCAGCATGAACGGCAGCGTCCTGACCACCGGGTACACCGTCCAGAAGGTCCCGGAGTTCACGGTCAGCGGCACGCAGGTCACCGTGAAGGTCCTGACCCTGAAAGACGGTGTGAGCGGTGACGCGAACGTCCTGAAACTCGATGACCTGACACTCAGCTGCGTTGCCCAGCCCCAGGTGACCCTCACCAAGGGCAGTAGCGGTCCCTGGACGGTCGGCCAGAGCGGCGCCACGTACACCCTGACCGTGAAGAACAGCGGCAGTGCCACCACCTCCGGCACCGTGACCGCGAAGGACCAGCTGCCCGCCGGGATCAGCGCGCCCGCCAGCTTCACCGCAGCCAGCGGCTGGAGCTGCACGACCAGCGGCAGCGCCGTGACCTGCACCGGCACGCCCAACCTGGGTGCCGGAGCAAGCGTGGCCCTGACCGTCCCCGTCACGGTCGGCAGCAGCGCGGTGGGGACAATCACGAACCGCGCGAGTGTCGGCGGCGGCGGCGACCCCGACCCGATCCCCGACCCGGCGAGCTGCACGACCACCAGTGGGCAGTGCGCCACGACCACCACCACCGTCACCACCCCCACCCCGGCGCCCATGTGTTCGAAGGTGTACGCCCTGACCATCGCCTCGGGCGGCCTCAGCCAGAACGGCGTGAGCATCAACGAACTGGACGTCACGACCAACACGGTCGGCACGCCGGTCGCGGCCCTGAGCGGCATCTCGGCCGCTGCCACCTCGGCCACGCTGGCCATCTCGCCCGACGCCCGGCGGTTCTTCGTCGCGACCGACGGCGACAACCGCCTGAGGGTGTACGACACCAGCCTGCGGACCTGGTTGTCCGGCGGTACGTTCACCGGCGTGTCGGGCCGACTGGTGCGCATGGCCGTCACCCGCAGCGGCACCGGCTACGCCATGGACGGCGGCGGCAACCTCTGGTCCTTCCCGACCGGCAGCAGCAGCGGGTACGCGGTCAAGGCACTCGGCCAGGTGACCAGCACCTCCAGCGGCGCGCCCAACTTCCGCGACAACGGCGACTTCTTCGCGGATGACAGCGGGAAGCTGTACATGGTCAGCGCCGTGACCGGCTCGACCAACATCGACCTGTGGCTGATCACGCCCGGCGCCGCCAGCGCCACCGCCGAGTACCTGGGCGGCTTCAGCAACCCCGCACAGGACTCGCAGTTCAACGGGATCGCCGCGGCGCCCAGCGGCATCTACGCCCGGGACAACCTGGGCCGACTGGTGAAACTGGACCTCGTGAACGTCACGTTCACCCCGGTCGGTTCGGCCAGCCTGGGGTCCACCGACCTGGCCAGCTGCACCTACCCGGTCCTGGCTCCCAGCCTGAACGCCGTCAAGAGCGTCACGAAGGTCGCGGGCACCAGCGGCGCCAAGGTGCAGCCCGGCGACACCCTGGAGTACCGCGTCGTGATCCGCAACAGCGGCACCCTGCCCGCCGGGGGCGTGACCTTCACGGATACGCTGCCCGCCGGGACGACCTACGTGCCGGGCAGCGCCCGCGTGAACGGCGCGACCAGCACCGTCACGAACGGTGCAGGCACCAGCCTGGGCGGCGCCGCGTACCCCTTCGCGCAGCCGGTCGGCATCTGCTCCGGGCCGACCACGCCCTGCACCACGCAGGTCCTGCGGATCGACAGCACGCCCGCCGCGCTGGATCAGGAGGCCGTCGTGACCTTCCGCGTGACCGTGAACACCCCGGCCAGCTACCCCGCGGACGTCCGCAACATCGCCCTGGTGCGCTATGCGGGCGGCCCGAACGGCGGCGTGCCCAGCAACGAGGTCGTCACGCCCGTGTCCCAGCCGGCCAAACTGACGGTCGTCAAGACCGTGCAGAACCTCACGGCGGGCGGCCCGGTCGGCACGACCGGCGAGGGGAACCCCGGCGACGTCCTGGAGTACTGCATCGCCACCACGAACGTCGGCGGGCTGAACGCCACGAACATCAGCTTCAGCGACATGGTCCCGGCCAACACCGCCTTCCGGGTGGGCGGCTTCGCGGCCGGGCAGGACATCAGGGTGACCACCCCGGCGGGCACGGTGTACTACACCGCCGCCGCCGACGGGGACGCCGGACTGCTGAGCGGCGGGAAGGTCACGGTGCAGGCCGGCAACTTCGTGCTGGCCCCCACGCAGACCGTGACGATCTGCTTCCGCGCCAGCATCCAGTAA
- the ung gene encoding uracil-DNA glycosylase, with protein sequence MLGGTQLVWFKKDLRVHDHAPLARAAGSGPVLPVFIYEPEQLTHEEFAGHHLTYLNESLRELDASLRALGTPLVVRVGEAVAVLDELRESHGVTAVWAHEETGNGVSYQRDRRVRAWARARGLPMTELPQNGVIRRMRNRDGWAATWEERLGAPQVAAPAQLSGVDADPGGLRTHAELGVPANAKIIPPGGRAAALDTLDSFLAARGVNYMREMSSPLSAESSCSRLSAPLAFGTISLREVLQATRQRLATVKGDPEADPRWVRSLRSYESRLHWHCHFMQRLESQPDMEFRTLNRALDGLREHEWNPEFYDRWQHGQTGYPLIDACMRMLRETGWLNFRMRALLVSFATQHLWLHWRQPGLFLAREWLDNEPGIHWSQMQMQSSTVGINRVRIYSPTRQAREQDPDGVFLRRWLPELADVPTDFIHAPWEWSGASRLSYPPPIVNEQEAGRRARARISAARASPEFEAEARRIYAKHGSRKKADLRAERKARGLPEKPPPPPRPRALQRTIMSDQPDLFGHTPAPSDTTTNNAPKAIVPAGLPDDWQQALHGEFSAPYFHELKDFLIQERRAGNVFPPAPDVFNALRFTPLEDVKVLILGQDPYHRPGQAHGLSFSVRPGVPIPPSLRNIYKELTADLPGFTAPRHGYLKGWAEQGILLLNAVLTVREGQANSHANKGWEHFTDAVIRAVNDKPQRVVFVLWGAYARKKKKLITAPQHVIIESAHPSPLSEAKFFGSRPFSQVNAALEEADLTPIDWQLPMQVTE encoded by the coding sequence ATGCTCGGCGGCACCCAACTCGTGTGGTTCAAGAAGGACCTGCGCGTGCACGACCACGCGCCCCTCGCGCGGGCCGCAGGGAGCGGGCCGGTCCTGCCGGTGTTCATCTACGAGCCCGAACAGCTGACCCACGAGGAGTTCGCCGGGCATCACCTGACGTACCTGAACGAATCCCTGCGGGAACTGGACGCCAGCCTGCGCGCGCTGGGCACGCCGCTGGTCGTGCGGGTGGGCGAGGCGGTCGCCGTGCTCGACGAACTGCGCGAGTCGCATGGCGTGACGGCCGTGTGGGCGCACGAGGAGACCGGCAACGGCGTGAGCTACCAGCGGGACCGACGCGTGCGGGCCTGGGCGCGGGCGCGCGGGCTGCCCATGACGGAACTGCCGCAGAACGGCGTGATCCGCCGCATGCGGAACCGCGACGGCTGGGCCGCCACCTGGGAGGAACGCCTGGGCGCCCCGCAGGTCGCCGCGCCCGCGCAGCTGAGTGGTGTGGACGCCGACCCCGGCGGCCTGCGAACCCACGCCGAACTGGGTGTGCCCGCCAATGCCAAGATCATCCCACCGGGGGGCCGCGCCGCCGCTCTGGACACGCTGGACTCGTTCCTGGCGGCGCGCGGCGTGAACTACATGCGCGAGATGAGCAGCCCCCTGAGCGCCGAGAGCAGCTGCTCGCGCCTGAGTGCGCCACTGGCGTTCGGGACGATCTCATTGCGGGAGGTGCTTCAGGCGACCCGGCAGCGCCTCGCGACCGTCAAGGGCGATCCCGAGGCCGACCCGCGCTGGGTGCGGTCCCTGCGCTCGTACGAGTCGCGGCTGCACTGGCACTGCCACTTCATGCAGCGCCTGGAAAGCCAGCCGGACATGGAATTCCGCACCCTGAACCGCGCCCTGGACGGCCTGCGCGAACACGAATGGAACCCGGAGTTCTACGACCGCTGGCAGCACGGGCAGACCGGCTACCCCCTGATCGACGCCTGCATGCGGATGCTGCGCGAAACCGGCTGGTTGAACTTCCGCATGCGCGCCCTGCTGGTCAGTTTCGCCACGCAGCACCTCTGGCTGCACTGGCGCCAGCCCGGGCTGTTCCTGGCGCGCGAGTGGCTGGACAACGAACCCGGCATCCACTGGTCGCAGATGCAGATGCAGAGCAGCACGGTCGGCATCAACCGCGTGCGCATCTACTCCCCGACCCGGCAGGCGCGCGAACAGGACCCGGACGGGGTGTTCCTGCGGCGCTGGCTGCCGGAACTCGCAGACGTCCCCACCGACTTCATCCACGCGCCCTGGGAGTGGAGCGGAGCCAGTCGCCTGAGCTACCCGCCGCCCATCGTGAATGAACAGGAGGCCGGACGCCGCGCCCGCGCCCGCATCAGCGCCGCCCGCGCCAGCCCGGAATTCGAAGCGGAAGCCCGCCGCATCTACGCGAAGCACGGCAGCCGCAAGAAAGCCGACCTGCGCGCCGAACGAAAAGCCCGGGGCCTCCCGGAGAAACCCCCACCCCCACCCCGCCCCCGTGCCCTACAAAGGACCATCATGAGCGACCAGCCCGACCTCTTCGGCCACACGCCCGCCCCCTCTGACACCACGACCAACAACGCCCCGAAGGCCATCGTGCCCGCCGGGCTGCCCGACGACTGGCAGCAGGCCCTGCACGGCGAATTCAGCGCCCCGTACTTCCATGAATTGAAGGACTTCCTGATTCAGGAACGCCGCGCCGGGAATGTGTTCCCCCCCGCGCCGGACGTGTTCAACGCGCTGCGCTTCACGCCGCTGGAGGACGTGAAGGTCCTGATCCTGGGTCAGGATCCGTACCACCGCCCCGGTCAGGCGCACGGCCTGAGCTTCAGCGTCCGCCCCGGCGTGCCCATCCCGCCCAGCCTGCGCAACATCTACAAGGAACTGACCGCCGACCTGCCCGGCTTCACCGCCCCCCGCCACGGGTACCTGAAGGGCTGGGCCGAGCAGGGCATCCTGCTGCTGAACGCCGTCCTCACCGTCCGCGAGGGGCAGGCCAACAGCCACGCCAACAAGGGCTGGGAGCACTTCACGGACGCCGTCATCCGCGCCGTGAACGACAAGCCTCAGCGGGTCGTGTTCGTCCTGTGGGGCGCGTACGCCCGCAAGAAGAAGAAACTCATCACCGCGCCCCAGCACGTGATCATCGAATCCGCGCACCCCAGCCCGCTGAGCGAGGCGAAATTCTTCGGCAGCCGCCCCTTCAGCCAGGTGAACGCCGCGCTGGAAGAAGCGGACCTGACGCCCATCGACTGGCAACTGCCCATGCAGGTCACGGAATGA
- the ubiE gene encoding bifunctional demethylmenaquinone methyltransferase/2-methoxy-6-polyprenyl-1,4-benzoquinol methylase UbiE → MTKRPAVGDKQDKGSDVQAMFASIAPRYDLLNRVLSLGVDKGWRRAAAHEALALQPARVLDVATGTADFALELKTRAPQAEVIGSDFVPQMLAIGREKAAARHIDIRLEEGDALNLPYPDGSFDSITCAFGFRNFADYARGLAEFHRVLAPGGRAVILEFPPPRPGLLGSLFRVYFQHVLPRIGGLISGNASAYTYLPESVLAFPEPERLAQLMRATGFRTRYRLLTFGIAAIHVGDKLP, encoded by the coding sequence ATGACGAAGCGGCCCGCCGTGGGGGACAAGCAGGACAAGGGCAGTGACGTGCAGGCGATGTTCGCCAGCATCGCGCCCCGTTACGACCTTCTCAACCGCGTGCTGAGCCTCGGGGTGGACAAGGGCTGGCGGCGGGCGGCGGCGCACGAGGCGCTGGCCCTGCAACCGGCGCGGGTGCTGGACGTGGCGACGGGCACGGCGGATTTCGCGCTGGAACTCAAGACCCGAGCCCCGCAGGCCGAGGTGATCGGCAGTGACTTCGTGCCGCAGATGCTCGCCATTGGCCGGGAGAAGGCCGCCGCGCGGCACATCGACATCCGCCTGGAGGAGGGGGACGCGCTGAACCTGCCGTACCCGGACGGGAGTTTCGATTCGATCACGTGCGCGTTCGGGTTCCGGAACTTCGCGGATTACGCGCGGGGCCTCGCGGAGTTTCACCGGGTGCTCGCGCCGGGCGGGCGGGCCGTGATCCTGGAGTTCCCCCCGCCCCGTCCGGGCCTGCTGGGGAGCCTGTTCCGCGTGTACTTCCAGCATGTGCTGCCGCGCATCGGTGGGCTGATCAGCGGGAACGCCTCGGCGTACACGTACCTGCCCGAGAGCGTGCTGGCCTTTCCCGAGCCGGAGCGGCTGGCGCAGCTGATGCGCGCCACGGGGTTCCGCACCCGCTACCGCCTGCTGACCTTCGGCATCGCCGCGATTCACGTGGGGGACAAGCTGCCGTAA
- a CDS encoding ABC transporter ATP-binding protein encodes MTSASPPARDLWRTLRLTLPDLWRAQPLITAGLFLSGAAQGALPAVTILIGKWTVDGVSGLLAGQSVNLTALAGAWAGVALLTQVTATVTQVMQGVAADGYTLHVNQRLMRRMTELQGLDVLEDPQFHDDIEVLQDGASHRPLNLLSTLVYALRNVVAAISVAATLLLVGWWVPLVVVAGLLPLMSRQMQFYRLGWSLFIQRTPEAREVNYLSRVALRHEYAKEVRLYGLAPHLQREALTRTRAYQNTLRAQRTRGLLALLPFEALSLLVTGGLFAFVVAQAQAGRVGAGSVALVVTALAALRQELSGLAEMGSIGTQHLSWFAKLDAFLNAPGGVQSPARPQPMPADGTITLENVSFAYRDQPPALRDVTLTIPAGQTVAIVGENGAGKSTLIKLLLRYYDPTAGRILIGMGAAQTDLRDLDLNDWRSGVAAVFQDFARFEWTLRENILLGQAQDDTRMNAAVQGSGLNTVLTGTRTLNTRLGQAFGGADLSGGQWQKLATARALYRGARVLILDEPTAALDPRSEAEVFDTFAALARGRTTLLVTHRLGSVLMADRVLVMKAGQIIEDGTHAALLARGGEYADLWALQARQYEEQTEPILA; translated from the coding sequence ATGACGAGTGCTTCCCCGCCTGCCCGTGACCTGTGGCGCACGCTGCGCCTGACCCTGCCGGACCTGTGGCGCGCCCAGCCGCTGATCACGGCGGGCCTGTTCCTGAGCGGGGCGGCGCAGGGCGCGCTGCCCGCCGTGACCATATTGATCGGGAAGTGGACGGTGGACGGCGTGAGTGGCCTGCTGGCCGGGCAGAGCGTGAACCTGACGGCGCTGGCGGGCGCGTGGGCGGGCGTGGCGCTGCTGACGCAGGTCACGGCGACCGTCACGCAGGTCATGCAGGGCGTCGCCGCCGACGGCTACACCCTGCACGTGAACCAGCGCCTGATGCGCCGCATGACCGAATTGCAGGGCCTGGACGTGCTGGAAGACCCGCAGTTCCACGACGACATCGAGGTGCTGCAGGACGGCGCGAGTCACCGCCCGCTGAACCTGCTGTCCACGCTGGTGTACGCCCTGCGGAACGTCGTGGCGGCGATCAGCGTGGCGGCCACCCTGCTGCTGGTCGGGTGGTGGGTGCCGCTGGTGGTCGTGGCGGGGCTGCTGCCGCTGATGTCCCGGCAGATGCAGTTCTACCGGCTGGGCTGGAGTCTGTTCATCCAGCGGACTCCCGAGGCGCGCGAGGTGAACTACCTGTCGCGCGTGGCGCTGCGGCACGAGTACGCCAAGGAGGTCCGGCTGTACGGCCTCGCCCCGCACCTGCAACGCGAGGCGCTGACCCGCACCCGCGCGTACCAGAACACCCTGCGCGCCCAGCGCACGCGCGGCCTGCTGGCGCTGCTGCCCTTCGAGGCGCTGTCCCTGCTGGTCACCGGGGGTCTGTTCGCGTTCGTGGTCGCGCAGGCGCAGGCCGGGCGGGTCGGGGCGGGCAGCGTGGCGCTGGTCGTCACGGCGCTGGCCGCCCTGCGGCAGGAACTGAGCGGCCTGGCCGAGATGGGAAGTATCGGCACGCAGCACCTGAGCTGGTTCGCCAAGCTGGACGCGTTCCTGAACGCCCCGGGCGGCGTGCAGAGCCCCGCCCGGCCCCAGCCCATGCCCGCCGACGGCACGATCACGCTGGAGAACGTGAGCTTCGCGTACCGCGACCAGCCGCCCGCGCTGCGGGACGTGACCCTGACCATCCCCGCCGGGCAGACCGTCGCCATCGTCGGGGAGAACGGCGCGGGCAAGAGCACCCTGATCAAACTGCTCCTGCGGTACTACGACCCCACCGCCGGGCGCATCCTGATCGGCATGGGCGCGGCGCAGACCGACCTGCGCGACCTCGACCTGAACGACTGGCGCTCGGGCGTCGCCGCCGTGTTCCAGGACTTCGCCCGCTTCGAATGGACGCTGCGCGAGAACATCCTCCTGGGACAGGCGCAGGACGACACCCGAATGAACGCCGCCGTGCAGGGCAGCGGCCTGAACACCGTCCTGACGGGCACCCGCACGCTCAACACCCGCCTGGGGCAGGCGTTCGGCGGCGCGGACCTCTCCGGCGGGCAGTGGCAGAAGCTCGCCACCGCCCGCGCCCTGTACAGAGGCGCCCGCGTGCTGATCCTCGACGAACCCACCGCCGCCCTCGACCCCCGCAGCGAGGCCGAAGTCTTCGACACCTTCGCCGCCCTGGCACGCGGCCGCACCACGCTGCTCGTCACGCACCGCCTCGGCAGCGTCCTGATGGCCGACCGGGTCCTCGTCATGAAAGCCGGACAGATCATCGAGGACGGCACCCACGCCGCCCTCCTCGCGCGTGGCGGCGAGTACGCCGACCTGTGGGCCCTCCAGGCCCGCCAGTACGAGGAACAGACAGAGCCCATCCTGGCCTGA
- a CDS encoding serine hydrolase produces MKRLLLLLLSAFSTGRAATPLDPLLSFARTQPHDLAVSTYALRADGTPDPARHALNWNDTQPMPLASSMKIVVLAAYAHAVTSGTLNAQQPVTLRDWESFYLPGTDGGAHASSLKALGLPADRSGRASTPDRTVPLDTLARFMIETSDNAATDLILSRLGPQAIRQTATRLHLTGQDDIGPVAGMFSTWDTPRDQTALLTMTAAQRTALYWQRAEQVRQDPSLRDPAAVQRRARAVEPATAGALQNRSAPAGTTGDYAALMARVLTGAGLPDTELQIMRRHLGWPMRVNPGNDEVFTQLYAKGGSLSGGVLTSNLAFTPKVGPAAGYPLVVSVFLRNVPAGQYRALQDSLEEALLMIAIRPDLARQLTDALGTATPKK; encoded by the coding sequence ATGAAGCGTCTGCTGCTGCTGCTGCTCTCCGCGTTCTCGACTGGCCGGGCCGCCACCCCCCTGGACCCCCTGCTGAGCTTCGCCCGCACCCAGCCGCACGATCTGGCCGTCAGCACCTACGCCCTCCGGGCAGACGGCACCCCGGACCCGGCACGCCACGCCCTGAACTGGAACGACACGCAGCCCATGCCGCTGGCCAGCAGCATGAAGATCGTCGTCCTGGCCGCCTACGCCCACGCCGTCACCAGCGGCACCCTGAACGCCCAGCAGCCCGTCACGCTGCGCGACTGGGAAAGCTTCTACCTGCCGGGCACGGACGGCGGCGCACACGCCAGCAGTCTCAAGGCCCTCGGGCTGCCCGCCGACCGTTCCGGCCGCGCCAGCACTCCGGACCGCACCGTGCCGCTGGACACGCTCGCCCGGTTCATGATCGAAACCAGCGACAACGCCGCCACCGACCTGATCCTGTCCCGCCTGGGACCCCAGGCCATCCGGCAGACAGCCACGCGCCTGCACCTGACCGGCCAGGACGACATCGGCCCTGTTGCCGGGATGTTCAGCACCTGGGACACTCCACGCGACCAGACGGCGCTGCTGACCATGACGGCCGCGCAACGAACCGCGCTGTACTGGCAGCGGGCGGAGCAGGTCCGTCAGGACCCCTCGCTGCGGGACCCGGCGGCGGTGCAGCGGCGCGCGCGGGCCGTGGAACCCGCCACCGCCGGCGCCCTTCAGAATCGCTCGGCGCCCGCCGGCACCACCGGCGACTACGCGGCGCTGATGGCGCGCGTCCTGACCGGCGCGGGCCTGCCGGACACCGAACTTCAGATCATGCGCCGCCACCTGGGCTGGCCCATGCGGGTGAACCCTGGCAACGACGAGGTCTTTACCCAGCTGTACGCCAAGGGTGGGTCACTGTCCGGGGGTGTGCTGACCAGCAACCTCGCGTTTACGCCGAAGGTCGGCCCGGCCGCCGGGTATCCACTGGTCGTCAGTGTCTTTCTGCGGAACGTACCCGCCGGGCAGTACCGGGCGCTTCAGGACAGCCTGGAGGAGGCCCTGCTGATGATCGCCATCCGCCCGGACCTCGCGCGGCAACTGACCGACGCTCTCGGTACGGCCACCCCGAAAAAGTAA
- a CDS encoding DUF2716 domain-containing protein: MSGWRKLEEPEYTHIWDYVYDGLGFHPSTAFSHWPGFREPTPSVTFKLPPQWSEDEIDELYAGFWDAIRRITAPGEEVYALDWQHDCFAYTPSDVAVPTKSHPWTHGVFPDGDYAITLAVDLSWGTLGHPWEGTICVFGEPLLGALETNLPHILRQVIRQRR, translated from the coding sequence GTGAGCGGCTGGCGGAAGCTGGAGGAGCCTGAGTACACCCACATCTGGGACTACGTGTATGACGGCCTCGGATTTCATCCGAGCACAGCCTTTAGTCATTGGCCGGGCTTCCGGGAGCCGACCCCGTCGGTCACCTTCAAGCTGCCTCCACAGTGGTCGGAGGACGAGATAGACGAGCTATACGCCGGGTTCTGGGACGCAATCCGCCGGATCACCGCCCCAGGCGAGGAGGTGTATGCCCTCGACTGGCAGCACGATTGTTTCGCGTACACACCTAGCGATGTGGCGGTTCCGACCAAGAGTCATCCCTGGACTCATGGCGTGTTCCCTGATGGGGATTACGCGATCACGCTCGCTGTTGATCTGAGCTGGGGCACCCTCGGGCATCCCTGGGAGGGCACCATCTGCGTGTTCGGCGAACCACTGCTGGGTGCTCTAGAGACGAACCTGCCGCACATTCTCCGGCAGGTCATCCGCCAGCGACGCTGA
- a CDS encoding DNA topoisomerase IB: MTTRTQILAEEYLRREGSDPKKFKYFWPDGTPYKDKAGIERIAKLAVPPAYEDVYVSPDADAELQAFGRDAAGRLQYRYHPDFVQAGALKKWQRLTRFAGALGQLKAITGADLRAQGLPPRKVAALMTRLLHVARFRVGSDIYAQQHKTYGLSTLRQRHVQVGGNTVTFHFKGKHGITQHKATTDRTLATNIGRLLDLPGPWLFQTVDEGGNRRRVRSGELNAYLKEVIGPFTAKDFRTWGGTLLAAEYLAEAGVADTEKQARQTLVDCVKYVAADLGNTPAVTRSSYICPVIFDRYLEGKILDDYEPRATKADSELDGLTRSEAALKRLLESEKTLRTRRGKKAA; encoded by the coding sequence ATGACCACCCGCACCCAGATCCTCGCCGAGGAGTACCTGCGCCGCGAAGGCAGCGACCCCAAGAAATTCAAATACTTCTGGCCCGACGGCACCCCCTACAAAGACAAGGCGGGCATCGAACGCATCGCCAAGCTCGCCGTGCCCCCCGCCTACGAGGACGTGTACGTCAGCCCCGACGCGGACGCCGAACTTCAGGCCTTTGGGCGCGACGCCGCCGGACGCCTCCAGTACCGCTACCATCCGGACTTCGTGCAGGCGGGCGCGCTGAAGAAATGGCAGCGCCTCACCCGCTTCGCCGGAGCGCTCGGGCAGCTCAAGGCCATCACCGGGGCCGACCTGCGCGCCCAGGGCCTCCCACCCCGCAAGGTCGCCGCCCTCATGACCCGCCTGCTGCACGTCGCCCGCTTCCGCGTCGGCAGCGACATCTACGCGCAGCAGCACAAAACCTACGGCCTCAGCACCCTCCGCCAGCGGCACGTCCAGGTGGGCGGAAACACCGTCACGTTCCACTTCAAGGGCAAGCACGGCATCACCCAGCACAAGGCCACCACCGACCGCACCCTCGCCACGAACATCGGCCGCCTGCTCGACCTCCCCGGCCCCTGGCTGTTCCAGACCGTGGACGAAGGAGGCAACCGCCGACGCGTCCGCAGCGGCGAACTCAACGCGTACCTCAAGGAAGTCATCGGTCCGTTCACCGCCAAGGACTTCCGCACTTGGGGCGGCACCCTGCTCGCCGCCGAATACCTCGCCGAAGCGGGCGTCGCCGACACCGAGAAACAGGCCCGGCAGACCCTCGTCGACTGCGTCAAATACGTCGCCGCCGACCTGGGCAACACGCCCGCCGTCACCCGCAGTAGCTACATCTGCCCCGTCATCTTCGACCGCTACCTCGAAGGCAAGATCCTCGACGACTACGAACCCCGCGCGACCAAAGCAGACAGCGAACTCGACGGTCTGACCCGCAGCGAAGCCGCCCTGAAACGACTGCTGGAAAGCGAGAAGACGCTGCGGACACGGCGAGGGAAGAAGGCGGCGTGA
- a CDS encoding helix-turn-helix domain-containing protein, with the protein MTDSADLLARLERLESRLAVLEARTTPSAPLAGPKEVFWALERLERDAPEGAVLFSGHVRLPTGEHWAWQEGQDTPALLNADWQGAAPALAALGHPLRLAVLRAVLNGRQTTQDLQGQPDLGGAGKLYHHLRELQAAGWLTLEGRGRYVVPAQKVIPLLVILRASGGVAAPDVDEWQSVDAGRD; encoded by the coding sequence GTGACCGATTCCGCCGACCTGCTGGCCCGCCTGGAACGCCTGGAGTCCCGGCTGGCCGTGCTGGAGGCCAGGACGACCCCGTCCGCTCCTCTGGCCGGACCGAAGGAGGTGTTCTGGGCGCTGGAACGCCTGGAACGCGACGCACCGGAAGGCGCAGTGCTGTTCAGCGGGCACGTCCGGCTGCCCACCGGGGAACACTGGGCGTGGCAGGAAGGGCAGGACACTCCGGCCCTCCTGAACGCCGACTGGCAGGGGGCCGCGCCCGCGCTGGCCGCGCTGGGGCATCCGCTGCGGCTGGCGGTTCTGCGCGCCGTTCTGAACGGCAGACAGACCACGCAGGACCTCCAGGGCCAGCCGGACCTGGGCGGTGCGGGCAAGCTGTACCACCACCTGCGGGAATTACAGGCAGCCGGATGGTTGACCCTGGAGGGACGGGGGCGTTACGTGGTTCCGGCACAGAAGGTCATTCCGCTGCTGGTCATCCTGCGGGCAAGCGGGGGCGTCGCCGCGCCGGACGTGGACGAGTGGCAGTCCGTTGACGCTGGACGGGACTGA